The Triticum aestivum cultivar Chinese Spring chromosome 3A, IWGSC CS RefSeq v2.1, whole genome shotgun sequence genome includes a region encoding these proteins:
- the LOC123060188 gene encoding uncharacterized protein isoform X5, whose protein sequence is MAGGVESQWSIRVFERFERSVVRLNHGGLFLGTGFVVYWDESRACLIITCHHVVSRVPMSEILDAYFSGNTIPSAVRIVRRGNDIKDLALLWVQRMSSQVTRPPVVMDFFQHPVAPGWDVVLLGYNVLRNNFILEPSTCSPSTNTHIKYSCTSTGGMSGSPIVLAGVNKVVGVHFMSSGSTGYAICTQAIREYLEEYLHMDNLSIHELLAIAAEAT, encoded by the exons ATGGCTGGTGGGGTTGAATCTCAGTGGTCCATACGTGTGTTTGAAAGATTTGAGCGTTCTGTGGTGCGACTGAACCATGGAGGTCTTTTTCTTGGCACCGGCTTCGTTGTTTACTGGGACGAGTCCCGGGCGTGCCTCATAATAACATGCCATCATGTTGTTTCGCGTGTACCGATGAGTGAAATCCTGGATGCTTACTTCTCTGGGAACACTATACCATCTGCTGTGCGCATAGTTCGTCGCGGCAACGACATCAAAGACCTTGCTTTGCTTTGGGTCCAACGCATGTCTAGCCAAGTCACCAGACCTCCCGTTGTTATGGACTTCTTCCAGCATCCAGTGGCACCGGGATGGGACGTTGTTCTGCTTGGCTATAACGTTTTGCGTAATAATTTTATCCTGGAGCCCTCAACCTG TTCCCCGTCAACCAATACACATATCAAATATAGTTGCACAAGCACTGGAGGCATGTCTGGGTCACCTATTGTCCTGGCAGGAGTAAACAAAGTCGTTGGGGTGCATTTCATGAGCAGTGGATCGACTGGGTATGCGATTTGCACCCAAGCTATAAGAGAATACTTAGAAGAATATTTACACATG GACAACCTATCGATCCATGAGCTGCTTGCCATAGCTGCTGAAGCAACATGA
- the LOC123060188 gene encoding uncharacterized protein isoform X3, whose product MAGGVESQWSIRVFERFERSVVRLNHGGLFLGTGFVVYWDESRACLIITCHHVVSRVPMSEILDAYFSGNTIPSAVRIVRRGNDIKDLALLWVQRMSSQVTRPPVVMDFFQHPVAPGWDVVLLGYNVLRNNFILEPSTWSGRIISPSTNTHIKYSCTSTGGMSGSPIVLAGVNKVVGVHFMSSGSTGYAICTQAIREYLEEYLHMRAAGTLDVSLGMQYERGFCLQRAAGTLDANLGMQDEGDRR is encoded by the exons ATGGCTGGTGGGGTTGAATCTCAGTGGTCCATACGTGTGTTTGAAAGATTTGAGCGTTCTGTGGTGCGACTGAACCATGGAGGTCTTTTTCTTGGCACCGGCTTCGTTGTTTACTGGGACGAGTCCCGGGCGTGCCTCATAATAACATGCCATCATGTTGTTTCGCGTGTACCGATGAGTGAAATCCTGGATGCTTACTTCTCTGGGAACACTATACCATCTGCTGTGCGCATAGTTCGTCGCGGCAACGACATCAAAGACCTTGCTTTGCTTTGGGTCCAACGCATGTCTAGCCAAGTCACCAGACCTCCCGTTGTTATGGACTTCTTCCAGCATCCAGTGGCACCGGGATGGGACGTTGTTCTGCTTGGCTATAACGTTTTGCGTAATAATTTTATCCTGGAGCCCTCAACCTGGTCTGGCCGAATCAT TTCCCCGTCAACCAATACACATATCAAATATAGTTGCACAAGCACTGGAGGCATGTCTGGGTCACCTATTGTCCTGGCAGGAGTAAACAAAGTCGTTGGGGTGCATTTCATGAGCAGTGGATCGACTGGGTATGCGATTTGCACCCAAGCTATAAGAGAATACTTAGAAGAATATTTACACATG AGAGCAGCTGGAACACTGGATGTTAGCTTGGGGATGCAATATGAAAGGGGGTTTTGTTTGCAGAGAGCAGCTGGAACACTGGATGCGAACTTGGGGATGCAAGATGAAGGTGATCGGAGATGA
- the LOC123060188 gene encoding uncharacterized protein isoform X4 — MAGGVESQWSIRVFERFERSVVRLNHGGLFLGTGFVVYWDESRACLIITCHHVVSRVPMSEILDAYFSGNTIPSAVRIVRRGNDIKDLALLWVQRMSSQVTRPPVVMDFFQHPVAPGWDVVLLGYNVLRNNFILEPSTCSPSTNTHIKYSCTSTGGMSGSPIVLAGVNKVVGVHFMSSGSTGYAICTQAIREYLEEYLHMRAAGTLDVSLGMQYERGFCLQRAAGTLDANLGMQDEGDRR; from the exons ATGGCTGGTGGGGTTGAATCTCAGTGGTCCATACGTGTGTTTGAAAGATTTGAGCGTTCTGTGGTGCGACTGAACCATGGAGGTCTTTTTCTTGGCACCGGCTTCGTTGTTTACTGGGACGAGTCCCGGGCGTGCCTCATAATAACATGCCATCATGTTGTTTCGCGTGTACCGATGAGTGAAATCCTGGATGCTTACTTCTCTGGGAACACTATACCATCTGCTGTGCGCATAGTTCGTCGCGGCAACGACATCAAAGACCTTGCTTTGCTTTGGGTCCAACGCATGTCTAGCCAAGTCACCAGACCTCCCGTTGTTATGGACTTCTTCCAGCATCCAGTGGCACCGGGATGGGACGTTGTTCTGCTTGGCTATAACGTTTTGCGTAATAATTTTATCCTGGAGCCCTCAACCTG TTCCCCGTCAACCAATACACATATCAAATATAGTTGCACAAGCACTGGAGGCATGTCTGGGTCACCTATTGTCCTGGCAGGAGTAAACAAAGTCGTTGGGGTGCATTTCATGAGCAGTGGATCGACTGGGTATGCGATTTGCACCCAAGCTATAAGAGAATACTTAGAAGAATATTTACACATG AGAGCAGCTGGAACACTGGATGTTAGCTTGGGGATGCAATATGAAAGGGGGTTTTGTTTGCAGAGAGCAGCTGGAACACTGGATGCGAACTTGGGGATGCAAGATGAAGGTGATCGGAGATGA
- the LOC123060188 gene encoding uncharacterized protein isoform X1, protein MAGGVESQWSIRVFERFERSVVRLNHGGLFLGTGFVVYWDESRACLIITCHHVVSRVPMSEILDAYFSGNTIPSAVRIVRRGNDIKDLALLWVQRMSSQVTRPPVVMDFFQHPVAPGWDVVLLGYNVLRNNFILEPSTWSGRIISPSTNTHIKYSCTSTGGMSGSPIVLAGVNKVVGVHFMSSGSTGEQLEHWMLAWGCNMKGGFVCREQLEHWMRTWGCKMKVIGDDRGCNLHSSVVLDFLASCSSMLYC, encoded by the exons ATGGCTGGTGGGGTTGAATCTCAGTGGTCCATACGTGTGTTTGAAAGATTTGAGCGTTCTGTGGTGCGACTGAACCATGGAGGTCTTTTTCTTGGCACCGGCTTCGTTGTTTACTGGGACGAGTCCCGGGCGTGCCTCATAATAACATGCCATCATGTTGTTTCGCGTGTACCGATGAGTGAAATCCTGGATGCTTACTTCTCTGGGAACACTATACCATCTGCTGTGCGCATAGTTCGTCGCGGCAACGACATCAAAGACCTTGCTTTGCTTTGGGTCCAACGCATGTCTAGCCAAGTCACCAGACCTCCCGTTGTTATGGACTTCTTCCAGCATCCAGTGGCACCGGGATGGGACGTTGTTCTGCTTGGCTATAACGTTTTGCGTAATAATTTTATCCTGGAGCCCTCAACCTGGTCTGGCCGAATCAT TTCCCCGTCAACCAATACACATATCAAATATAGTTGCACAAGCACTGGAGGCATGTCTGGGTCACCTATTGTCCTGGCAGGAGTAAACAAAGTCGTTGGGGTGCATTTCATGAGCAGTGGATCGACTGG AGAGCAGCTGGAACACTGGATGTTAGCTTGGGGATGCAATATGAAAGGGGGTTTTGTTTGCAGAGAGCAGCTGGAACACTGGATGCGAACTTGGGGATGCAAGATGAAGGTGATCGGAGATGATCGTGGGTGCAATTTGCACAGCAGCGTAGTTCTAGACTTCCTAGCTAGTTGTAGTAGTATGCTTTATTGTTGA
- the LOC123060188 gene encoding uncharacterized protein isoform X2, whose translation MAGGVESQWSIRVFERFERSVVRLNHGGLFLGTGFVVYWDESRACLIITCHHVVSRVPMSEILDAYFSGNTIPSAVRIVRRGNDIKDLALLWVQRMSSQVTRPPVVMDFFQHPVAPGWDVVLLGYNVLRNNFILEPSTCSPSTNTHIKYSCTSTGGMSGSPIVLAGVNKVVGVHFMSSGSTGEQLEHWMLAWGCNMKGGFVCREQLEHWMRTWGCKMKVIGDDRGCNLHSSVVLDFLASCSSMLYC comes from the exons ATGGCTGGTGGGGTTGAATCTCAGTGGTCCATACGTGTGTTTGAAAGATTTGAGCGTTCTGTGGTGCGACTGAACCATGGAGGTCTTTTTCTTGGCACCGGCTTCGTTGTTTACTGGGACGAGTCCCGGGCGTGCCTCATAATAACATGCCATCATGTTGTTTCGCGTGTACCGATGAGTGAAATCCTGGATGCTTACTTCTCTGGGAACACTATACCATCTGCTGTGCGCATAGTTCGTCGCGGCAACGACATCAAAGACCTTGCTTTGCTTTGGGTCCAACGCATGTCTAGCCAAGTCACCAGACCTCCCGTTGTTATGGACTTCTTCCAGCATCCAGTGGCACCGGGATGGGACGTTGTTCTGCTTGGCTATAACGTTTTGCGTAATAATTTTATCCTGGAGCCCTCAACCTG TTCCCCGTCAACCAATACACATATCAAATATAGTTGCACAAGCACTGGAGGCATGTCTGGGTCACCTATTGTCCTGGCAGGAGTAAACAAAGTCGTTGGGGTGCATTTCATGAGCAGTGGATCGACTGG AGAGCAGCTGGAACACTGGATGTTAGCTTGGGGATGCAATATGAAAGGGGGTTTTGTTTGCAGAGAGCAGCTGGAACACTGGATGCGAACTTGGGGATGCAAGATGAAGGTGATCGGAGATGATCGTGGGTGCAATTTGCACAGCAGCGTAGTTCTAGACTTCCTAGCTAGTTGTAGTAGTATGCTTTATTGTTGA